Proteins from a genomic interval of Bos mutus isolate GX-2022 chromosome 15, NWIPB_WYAK_1.1, whole genome shotgun sequence:
- the OR2D3 gene encoding olfactory receptor 2D3 gives MGEENHTSVAEFIFLGLSQDSQIQILLFVLFLIIYLLTVLGNLLIIILIFMDSRLHTPMYFFLRNLSFADLCFSTSIVPQVLVHLLVKNKTISFMGCMTQVIVFLLVGCTECALLAVMSYDRYVAVCKPLHYSTIMTQQVCLQLATGSWASGAVVSLVDTTFTFQLPYQGQNIINHYFCEPPALLKLASADTYRTEMAIFAMGVVILLAPVSLILASYWNIISTVIQMQAGEGRLKAFSTCGSHLIVVVLFYGSGIFTYMRPNSKTVKERDKMISVFYTVVTPMLNPIIYSLRNKDVKGALRKLAGRKSFSQRR, from the coding sequence ATGGGAGAAGAAAACCACACTTCTGTGGCAGAATTTATCTTCCTTGGCCTTTCACAGGACTCACAGATCCAGATCCtgctgtttgttctttttctcatcaTTTATCTGTTAACTGTGCTTGGAAACCTGCTTATCATCATTCTCATCTTCATGGATTCTCGActtcacacccccatgtactttttTCTTAGAAACCTCTCTTTTGCAGATCTTTGTTTCTCTACTAGCATTGTCCCTCAAGTGTTGGTACACCTCCTGGTGAAGAATAAAACTATTTCTTTCATGGGGTGTATGACACAGGTCATTGTCTTCCTCCTGGTTGGGTGCACAGAATGTGCACTTCTGGCAGTGATGTCCTATGACCGGTATGTGGCGGTCTGCAAACCCCTGCACTACTCCACCATCATGACCCAACAAGTGTGTCTCCAGTTGGCCACAGGGTCCTGGGCCAGTGGTGCAGTAGTGTCTCTGGTAGATACCACCTTTACTTTTCAACTTCCTTATCAAGGACAAAACATTATCAATCACTACTTTTGTGAACCCCCTGCCCTCCTGAAGCTGGCTTCAGCAGATACTTACAGGACAGAAATGGCCATCTTTGCAATGGGTGTGGTCATCCTCCTAGCTCCTGTCTCCCTGATCCTGGCCTCCTACTGGAATATCATCTCCACTGTGATCCAGatgcaggctggggaggggcggCTCAAGGCTTTTTCTACCTGTGGCTCCCACCTCATTGTTGTTGTCCTCTTCTATGGATCAGGAATATTCACCTACATGCGGCCAAATTCCAAGACCGTAAAAGAGCGGGATAAAATGATATCTGTGTTCTATACAGTGGTGACTCCAATGTTGAATCCCATAATTTATAGCCTGAGAAACAAGGATGTCAAAGGAGCTCTCAGGAAACTGGCTGGAAGAAAGTCCTTTTCTCAGAGACGGTGA
- the ZNF215 gene encoding zinc finger protein 215 has translation MQPLSKLMTISKPHNLTPHEQSEVLRADTSWQQETIAVMETDDCEASRQKFRHFQYLEVSGPREALSQLWELSLQWLRPEIHTKKQILELLVLEQFLTILPEEVRTWVNLQHPKNSKEVVSLIQDVIDMLEDEGITCKDSVLHQKGSFKKEKMEADLITGKSQEPVKLEDVVVEFSKEEWGQLDPAVKNLYRHVMLENYRNLNSLHKEHLLSKPVETSKLESKKESWIMEQEIPRTAVFDRERISENQELVPKQRISGEESSHAVIRTRLTEGEHFPVDAWNSDDWLYRNQEPWDTNLPQEVFIPNIMYTEEGDFEYSENKVSADVKSVKSIFDTQQEIPMRKDSPKCDQLKTNFEFNLDSIGKQHSEYKCGSALSLSTDIQHPKSHTTVNFYKCYQCGKAFSRSSSLIRHQIIHTGERPYQCSECGRCFNRRSNLTKHQKIHAATKAWEGNQCGKALSEHEDSNKNPGLHSANNLYECVKCGKSFTRGSSLTRHQTIHTGEKPFKCKQCKKTFNRSSNLLKHQKIHT, from the exons ATGCAGCCTTTGAGCAAGCTGATGACTATCTCAAAGCCTCATAACCTGACTCCTCATGAACAAAGTGAGGTCCTGAGAGCAGATACGTCTTGGCAGCAGGAAACCATCGCAGTCATGGAGACAGATGACTGTGAGGCCTCTCGTCAGAAATTCAGGCATTTCCAGTATTTGGAAGTGTCTGGGCCACGTGAAGCCCTGAGCCAACTTTGGGAGCTCAGTCTTCAGTGGCTGAGACCAGAAATTCATACAAAGAAGCAGATTCTAGAGCTATTGGTGCTGGAGCAGTTCCTGACAATTCTCCCTGAAGAAGTCAGGACTTGGGTGAATTTACAACATCCGAAGAATAGCAAAGAAGTGGTGAGCCTCATACAGGATGTGATTGATATGCTTGAAGATGAAG GTATAACCTGCAAGGATTCTGTCCTACATCAGAAAGGGAGcttcaagaaagagaaaatggaagctGACTTAATAACAGGCAAATCCCAG GAACCAGTGAAATTAGAAGATGTGGTTGTGGAATTCAGCAAAGAAGAGTGGGGGCAACTGGACCCTGCTGTAAAGAACCTGTACAGGcatgtgatgctggagaactatAGGAACCTGAATTCACTGCATAAAG AGCATCTACTTTCCAAACCAGTTGAGACCTCCAAGTTGGAGAGTAAGAAAGAAAGTTGGATAATGGAGCAAGAAATCCCAAGAACAGCTGTTTTTG acagagagagaatttcagaaaatcagGAATTAGTCCCAAAACAGAGAATTTCTGGAGAAGAATCATCCCATGCAGTGATTAGGACAAGATTGACCGAAGGTGAACATTTTCCTGTAGATGCCTGGAACAGTGATGACTGGTTATATAGGAATCAGGAACCCTGGGACACAAATTTGCCACAAGAAGTTTTCATTCCTAATATAATGTACACTGAGGAGGGAGACTttgaatatagtgaaaataaggtAAGCGCTGATGTTAAGTCAGTTAAGTCAATTTTTGATACACAACAGGAAATTCCTATGAGAAAGGATTCCCCAAAGTGTGATCAGCTTAAAACTAACTTTGAATTTAATTTAGACTCAATAGGTAAGCAGCATTCAGAATATAAGTGTGGGAGTGCCTTGAGCCTGAGTACAGATATTCAGCACCCCAAAAGTCATACCACCGTGAATTTCTATAAATGTTATCAGTGTGGAAAGGCCTTCAGCCGCAGTTCATCACTCATTCGACATCAGATCATTCACACAGGAGAGAGACCCTATCAATGCAGTGAATGTGGAAGATGCTTCAACCGACGTTCAAACCTTACAAAGCATCAAAAAATTCACGCTGCAACAAAAGCCTGGGAAGGCAATCAATGTGGAAAAGCCCTCAGTGAGCATGAAGACAGTAATAAAAATCCAGGACTCCATTCTGCAAATAATCTCTATGAATGTGTTAAGTGTGGAAAATCCTTCACCCGTGGCTCCTCACTTACTCGACATCAAACaattcatacaggagagaaaccatTCAAATGTAAGCAATGTAAGAAAACCTTTAACAGAAGTTCAAACCTGCTTAAACACCAAAAAATTCATACTTGA